AGCGTGCTCGAGGCTCGAGGGCTCGCCTCGACCCACGGCGCCGTTCCGCGTCGTGGCCCCACGGGCGCGCTCACGTTCAGCTACGCCGAGGCGGGCGCCACGCACGAGGTCTGGTACGACGACGCGGAGTCCACGGGCCTCGCGCTGGGCGCCTTCGCGACCTCGCTGCCGCCGGAGGTGGGCGTGCTGTACTACGGCCTCGGGGCCGAAGATCCCGCGCTGTTTCAACGACTTGCGGAGCGCACCCAGTGAGCTCGCGCGTACCGGACGGGGCCTCCGCGCCCGCAGCGCCGCCGCCCGCGCTCGCACCGACCGCCCTCGCGCACGTCGCGCGGCTGCCGATCGCCGATCCGCTCGCGCTCCCCGGGCTCTCGCGCCGCCTCCGGCTCACGCACCTCGTGTGGGACGAGTACGTCGCGGGCCAGCGTCGCGTCGACCTCCACCCGCTCGTGCTCACCGAGGCCGCCCATGAGGACGCGAAGGCCGCGGCGCTCGCCGCGTGCGCGGTGATCGGCGAGGTCGCGCGCCTCGCGCTCACGAGCGACGACGAGGCGGCCCTCTACGGCTTCTCGGCGCAGCTCCGGGCCTTGGCCCGCGCGTCGCACCGAGCCGGCGACCACGGGCGGCTCGTGCGGGTCGACCTGCTCCTCGGCGAGGACGACCGCTTCCGCGCCTGCGAGATCAACGCCGACTGCCCGGGCGGGCTCAACGAGGCGCACGGCCTGCCCGATCTTCTCCGGCTCGCTGGCTTCAAGGGGCGCGCGGACATCACGCCGGTGCTCGGAGCCCTCGCGGCGCGCCTCGTCGCGGCGTCGGGCGGGCCGGGCTCGCCGAAGGGCCTCGTCGCCCTCGTGTTCGCGACCGCATACGCCGAGGACCTCGCCATCTGCGCGCTGGTGGAGCGCGCGGTCACGCAGGCCGGGGGTCGCGCGCGGCGAGTTGGCCCAACGGCGCTCGCGGTCGACGACGCGCGGTGCACCGTCGACGGCGAACCCGTGAGCGTCCTCTACCGCTTCTACCCGAGCGAGCACCTCGCGGAGCTCCCGATCGCAGCGCCGCTCGCGGCGGCGATCGCCGCGGGGAACCTCACCACGCTCTCGTCGTTCGCCGCGATGTTCGAGCAGTCGAAGCTCGCGTTCGCGCGCGCGTGCGCTCTCGAGCCGGCGTGGCGCGAGGGCGAGCGTGACGGTGGCGGACGGCCCGGCGATGCCGAGCTCCGCGCGCGCCTCGCCGACGCCGTCGCGCAGCGTCTGCCGTACACGACGCTCCCCCGCGAAGCGCCGCTCCTCGAGGAGCGATCGCAGTGGGTGCTGAAGCGCGCGCTCGGGCGCGTGGGCGACGAGGTCTTCGTGGGCGCGCTCGAGCCGGACGACGAGTGGGCACGCCTCGTCGGCGGCGTGCGTCGGGCCTCGGAGCAGACCGGCGACGACGGCGAGCGCGACGTCTGGATCGCCCAGCGGTTCC
This genomic window from Myxococcales bacterium contains:
- a CDS encoding glutathionylspermidine synthase family protein; protein product: MSSRVPDGASAPAAPPPALAPTALAHVARLPIADPLALPGLSRRLRLTHLVWDEYVAGQRRVDLHPLVLTEAAHEDAKAAALAACAVIGEVARLALTSDDEAALYGFSAQLRALARASHRAGDHGRLVRVDLLLGEDDRFRACEINADCPGGLNEAHGLPDLLRLAGFKGRADITPVLGALAARLVAASGGPGSPKGLVALVFATAYAEDLAICALVERAVTQAGGRARRVGPTALAVDDARCTVDGEPVSVLYRFYPSEHLAELPIAAPLAAAIAAGNLTTLSSFAAMFEQSKLAFARACALEPAWREGERDGGGRPGDAELRARLADAVAQRLPYTTLPREAPLLEERSQWVLKRALGRVGDEVFVGALEPDDEWARLVGGVRRASEQTGDDGERDVWIAQRFLRQRPVSTPWGPRLVTLGAYVLDGEFQGYFARLTEESHTSHDALVVPVVLDTPALRRDREGDLRRGPPRVADFGVRA